In Musa acuminata AAA Group cultivar baxijiao chromosome BXJ3-9, Cavendish_Baxijiao_AAA, whole genome shotgun sequence, a single genomic region encodes these proteins:
- the LOC103997172 gene encoding protein ANTAGONIST OF LIKE HETEROCHROMATIN PROTEIN 1 — translation MAPPKKSKKPKRKAKDPSKLGDRSNAAHVELKAGDTEWWYTFWHKNGGSPGIAIPSDEDEAFKYFFRVSKKTFEYICSLVRQDLVSRPPSGLINIEGRLLSVEKQVAIAMRRLASGESQVSVGAAFGVGQSTVSQVTWRFIESMEERARHHLRWPDADRIEQIKTKLETTFGLPNCCGAIDATHIIMTLPAVESSDDWCDQESNYSMFLQGIVDHELRFLDIVTGWPGSMTISRLLKCSGFFKLCESGRRLNGPIKMSSEKAEIREFIVGDATYPLLPWLMTPYEGKNLSSSMIGFNAKQKAARLLAARALSQLKGGWRILHKVMWRPDKHKLPSIILVCCLLHNIIIDTGDELNADVALSNHHDAGYKEQSSQQVDPQGKAMRETLTRHLSRDDVSC, via the exons ATGGCGCCTCCGAAGAAATCCAAGAAACCCAAACGCAAGGCGAAGGATCCATCGAAGCTCGGCGACAGATCCAACGCCGCTCATGTGGAGCTCAAGGCCGGGGACACAGAGTGGTGGTACACCTTCTGGCACAAGAACGGTGGCTCGCCCG GGATCGCTATTCCTTCTGATGAGGACGAAGCTTTCAAGTATTTCTTTCGGGTGTCAAAGAAGACTTTTGAGTACATATGTTCACTTGTGAGACAGGATCTGGTTTCAAGGCCTCCTTCAGGTCTTATAAATATTGAAGGGAGGCTTCTAAGCGTCGAGAAGCAAGTTGCCATTGCAATGAGAAGATTAGCATCTGGTGAATCCCAAGTATCAGTTGGTGCCGCCTTTGGAGTTGGACAATCTACTGTTTCTCAAGTCACATGGAGATTTATCGAGTCCATGGAAGAGCGAGCCAGACATCATCTCAGGTGGCCTGATGCAGACAGGATAGAGCAGATCAAAACCAAATTGGAGACAACCTTTGGATTGCCTAACTGCTGTGGAGCCATAGATGCAACCCATATTATAATGACGCTTCCTGCAGTGGAATCGTCAGATGATTGGTGCGACCAAGAGAGCAATTACAGCATGTTCTTGCAAGGAATCGTGGACCATGAACTGAGATTCCTTGACATTGTGACCGGTTGGCCTGGAAGCATGACTATTTCCCGCCTATTGAAGTGCTCAGGTTTTTTTAAACTCTGTGAGAGTGGGAGGCGGCTAAACGGTCCTATTAAAATGTCTTCAGAGAAGGCAGAGATCAGAGAATTCATCGTAGGAGATGCAACCTACCCCCTTCTTCCTTGGCTCATGACTCCATACGAAGGCAAAAACTTGTCCTCTTCAATGATCGGCTTCAATGCCAAACAAAAGGCTGCAAGGTTGCTTGCAGCGAGGGCGTTGTCTCAATTAAAGGGTGGCTGGAGGATCCTACACAAAGTCATGTGGAGACCAGATAAGCACAAGTTACCTAGCATTATACTCGTGTGCTGTCTGCTTCATAACATTATCATTGACACCGGCGATGAGTTAAACGCGGATGTTGCTTTGTCGAACCATCATGATGCTGGTTACAAAGAGCAAAGCTCTCAGCAGGTGGATCCCCAAGGTAAGGCTATGAGAGAGACCCTAACCAGACATTTGTCGCGTGATGACGTATCGTGTTGA